A genome region from Pseudomonas helmanticensis includes the following:
- a CDS encoding substrate-binding domain-containing protein translates to MKKLFSLTAIALFAFSALAHAEQLNVMTSGGFTAAYKILGPKFAAATGNTLDTQLGPSMGKAPEAIPNRLARGEHADVVIMVGYALDDLIKQGKVDPASRVELADSRIGLVVREGAPKPDISSVDGLKQTLLDAQSVAYSDSASGVYIEEQLFKKLGIEDQLKPKAKMIAKIPVGSVVATGDYQLGFQQVSELLPVPGVSFVAKIPESVQSVTRFAAGIPVGAQHPQEAKALLAYLAAPAAQADVQATGLDSVKR, encoded by the coding sequence ATGAAAAAACTTTTCAGCTTAACTGCCATCGCCCTCTTCGCTTTCAGCGCTCTGGCACACGCAGAACAACTGAACGTGATGACGTCGGGCGGCTTCACTGCCGCCTATAAAATTCTCGGCCCGAAATTCGCCGCCGCCACCGGCAATACCCTCGACACCCAACTCGGCCCGTCGATGGGCAAGGCACCGGAGGCAATCCCCAATCGTCTCGCGCGCGGTGAGCACGCCGACGTGGTGATCATGGTCGGTTACGCCCTCGATGACCTGATCAAGCAAGGCAAGGTCGACCCGGCGTCTCGCGTCGAACTGGCGGATTCACGGATCGGTCTGGTGGTGCGTGAAGGCGCGCCGAAACCGGACATCAGCAGCGTCGATGGCCTGAAGCAAACCCTGCTCGACGCACAGTCGGTGGCCTACTCCGACAGCGCCAGCGGCGTGTACATCGAAGAGCAGTTGTTCAAAAAACTCGGCATCGAAGATCAGCTGAAACCGAAGGCGAAGATGATCGCGAAAATCCCGGTGGGCTCGGTGGTTGCCACCGGCGACTATCAACTGGGCTTCCAGCAGGTCAGTGAATTGCTGCCGGTGCCTGGGGTGAGTTTTGTCGCGAAGATTCCGGAATCGGTGCAGTCGGTGACGCGTTTTGCTGCCGGCATCCCCGTCGGTGCGCAACATCCGCAAGAGGCGAAAGCCCTGCTCGCCTACCTCGCCGCGCCTGCCGCACAAGCGGATGTGCAGGCCACCGGGCTGGATTCGGTCAAGCGTTGA
- a CDS encoding RcnB family protein translates to MNSKTLIASLALVAGIAGISPLVQAAQTSSEPSVQSPVSERELKVNDRAPDIYQRSEKAIDWKTKGLKQPVDQAQWVQINDQYVMVMITNGTIVEMKPVPR, encoded by the coding sequence ATGAACAGCAAAACCCTAATCGCCAGCCTGGCCCTCGTTGCCGGCATCGCTGGGATCAGCCCACTCGTTCAAGCGGCGCAAACCTCAAGCGAACCCTCCGTTCAATCGCCCGTCAGTGAACGCGAGTTGAAGGTCAACGACCGCGCCCCGGATATTTACCAACGCAGTGAAAAAGCGATCGACTGGAAAACCAAAGGCCTGAAGCAACCGGTCGATCAGGCGCAGTGGGTGCAGATCAATGACCAGTACGTCATGGTGATGATCACCAACGGGACCATTGTCGAGATGAAGCCGGTTCCGCGTTGA
- a CDS encoding sensor domain-containing diguanylate cyclase — protein sequence MIQLWIVLAIGMTMLAVIALLIWRERGLRRQLAEYRDLLNRSAEGRNIHQDGDAERFKRSQYFARIGTWDWEVDTDRLYWSDAIYGMFGFKIGEITPSYALFCSCVHPDDRVRVRDGELRCLETGENHDEEYRVVWPDGTIRWLRETGNVVRNDHDAVIKMMGVVRDITEEKASASYLKHLAHFDPLTGLPNRLVLEERLSEALDQARQSSTRVALVFVDLNSFKTINDHYGHAAGDRVLITMASRLKRILRSTDTVARIGGDEFVVILQGLAPGLNLQDEARRICQKIFIELSPPISIGNDQRHIGTSLGVAVFPDHATAMDRLLHIADLAMYEAKRSGNNQYRLGGGQTMSHSRVE from the coding sequence ATGATTCAGCTCTGGATCGTCCTTGCCATTGGCATGACCATGCTGGCCGTGATTGCTTTGCTGATCTGGCGCGAACGCGGTTTGCGCCGCCAGCTCGCCGAATACCGCGACTTATTGAATCGCTCCGCTGAAGGCCGGAACATCCATCAGGACGGCGACGCCGAGCGCTTCAAGCGCAGCCAGTATTTCGCGCGCATCGGTACCTGGGACTGGGAAGTTGACACCGATCGGCTGTATTGGTCGGACGCGATCTACGGCATGTTCGGGTTCAAAATCGGGGAAATCACGCCGTCCTATGCACTCTTCTGCTCCTGCGTGCACCCGGACGATCGCGTCAGGGTGCGCGATGGTGAACTGCGTTGTCTGGAAACCGGCGAAAACCACGACGAGGAATATCGCGTGGTCTGGCCTGACGGCACGATCCGCTGGCTGCGCGAGACCGGCAACGTGGTGCGTAACGATCACGACGCGGTGATCAAAATGATGGGGGTGGTGCGCGACATCACCGAAGAAAAAGCCTCGGCCAGCTACCTCAAGCACCTCGCCCATTTCGACCCGCTGACCGGGTTGCCGAATCGTCTGGTGCTGGAAGAACGGCTGTCGGAGGCTCTGGATCAAGCGCGCCAAAGCAGCACGCGGGTTGCGCTGGTGTTCGTTGATCTCAACAGTTTCAAAACCATCAACGATCATTATGGCCACGCCGCCGGCGACCGGGTGCTGATCACCATGGCGTCGCGACTGAAACGCATCCTGCGCAGCACCGACACCGTTGCCCGAATCGGCGGCGACGAATTCGTGGTCATCCTGCAAGGCCTGGCACCTGGCCTCAATCTGCAGGACGAAGCCCGGCGCATCTGCCAGAAGATTTTCATCGAGCTATCGCCACCGATCAGCATCGGCAATGACCAGCGCCACATTGGCACCAGTCTTGGGGTTGCAGTGTTTCCGGATCATGCGACCGCGATGGACCGATTACTGCACATTGCCGATCTGGCGATGTATGAGGCCAAGCGCAGTGGCAATAATCAGTATCGGTTGGGTGGTGGGCAGACCATGAGCCATAGCCGCGTGGAGTGA
- a CDS encoding FKBP-type peptidyl-prolyl cis-trans isomerase: MNDELQVIDLQVGEGKAAVKGALITTQYTGWLEDGSEFDSSYSRGKPFQCVIGTGRVIKGWDQGLKGMQVGGKRKLLVPAHLGYGERTMGKIPPNSNLVFEIELLEVLTRDD, translated from the coding sequence ATGAATGATGAATTGCAGGTAATCGATCTCCAGGTAGGCGAGGGCAAAGCCGCCGTAAAAGGCGCGCTGATCACCACGCAATACACTGGCTGGCTGGAAGACGGTAGCGAGTTCGATTCTTCCTACAGCCGTGGCAAACCTTTTCAGTGCGTGATTGGCACCGGCCGGGTCATCAAGGGGTGGGATCAGGGGCTGAAGGGCATGCAGGTGGGCGGCAAACGTAAATTGCTGGTGCCGGCGCATCTTGGCTATGGCGAGCGGACGATGGGCAAGATTCCGCCGAATTCGAATCTGGTGTTCGAGATTGAGTTGCTGGAAGTTTTGACGCGGGATGATTGA
- a CDS encoding pyocin S6 family toxin immunity protein, producing the protein MFLWISGFLKGDDEDDTLKYELTVGLEFESAVLAAMGWKNLGKSPEGEYLLTPDQVLKIGLAINQQLPSELDLFIGIRG; encoded by the coding sequence ATGTTTTTATGGATTAGCGGTTTCTTAAAAGGTGACGACGAAGACGACACCTTAAAATACGAACTGACAGTTGGGCTGGAATTTGAATCCGCAGTCCTGGCTGCAATGGGCTGGAAAAACCTTGGTAAAAGTCCTGAGGGCGAGTACTTGCTGACTCCCGACCAAGTTCTAAAAATCGGCTTGGCGATTAACCAACAGTTACCATCGGAACTCGATCTTTTTATCGGCATCAGGGGGTAA
- a CDS encoding DUF6124 family protein, producing MLKVTPNPPEADAIPESDPTSPYSTLDPTKLNDAAERALDHYLKPHAPPQRTPSTMFLVAPDMDTESLLAHACESMASASIMLSDFAAMLETPYRNTLLGIQQVVMLGELAVNRALDNLEPDLRQ from the coding sequence ATGTTAAAAGTAACGCCAAATCCGCCAGAAGCGGATGCCATACCCGAATCAGATCCAACATCCCCCTACTCCACGCTCGACCCGACAAAACTCAACGACGCCGCCGAACGCGCCCTCGATCACTACCTCAAACCTCACGCCCCGCCCCAGCGAACACCCAGCACCATGTTCCTCGTCGCCCCGGACATGGACACCGAATCCCTGCTGGCCCACGCCTGCGAATCCATGGCCTCGGCCAGCATCATGCTCAGCGACTTCGCCGCCATGCTCGAAACGCCTTACCGCAACACCCTGCTGGGCATTCAGCAAGTGGTCATGCTTGGCGAACTCGCGGTCAACCGCGCGCTCGACAACCTGGAGCCGGACCTGAGGCAATGA
- a CDS encoding cytochrome P450 translates to MDPINAATAADPYPYYAELRAQGGLTFHHELKLWVASSARAVCAVLAHVDCRVRPLQEPVPKAIASGLAGEVFGQLMRMNEGEHQRCPRSAIEPELALIDVAAVNALVAARLITVDAEGLYKAMFCGPVCVVAALLGFTPAQGRAISELTADFVACLSPLSNDLQLAAAHAAAEQLRGYFIELLAESDSEMLRRIRRRFEGDEQRLIANLIGLCSQTYEASGGLIGNALLTLRRQPELRTASMPALLAEVQRFDPSVQNTRRFVAAACEIDGVRVEAGEVILLLLASANRDPALNERPDAFLLERPNRRSFSFGGGRHQCPGQLLAMSIASATVSEILAHGVDLDPLHWHYRPSFNGRMPVFTEATP, encoded by the coding sequence ATGGACCCGATCAACGCTGCGACTGCTGCCGATCCCTACCCTTATTACGCCGAACTGCGGGCTCAGGGCGGATTGACCTTCCATCACGAGTTGAAACTGTGGGTCGCCAGCAGTGCGCGCGCGGTGTGTGCGGTGTTGGCTCACGTCGATTGTCGGGTGCGCCCGCTGCAGGAACCAGTGCCCAAAGCGATTGCTTCAGGCTTGGCTGGCGAGGTGTTCGGGCAATTGATGCGGATGAATGAAGGCGAACATCAGCGTTGCCCGCGCTCGGCGATCGAGCCGGAACTGGCGCTGATCGATGTTGCTGCGGTGAACGCATTGGTGGCCGCGCGACTGATCACGGTAGACGCCGAAGGGTTGTACAAAGCGATGTTTTGCGGCCCGGTGTGCGTGGTCGCCGCACTGCTTGGGTTTACCCCCGCGCAGGGGCGGGCGATCAGTGAACTGACCGCTGATTTCGTCGCGTGCCTGTCACCCTTGAGCAATGACCTGCAATTGGCAGCGGCACACGCGGCGGCTGAGCAGTTGCGCGGATATTTCATCGAGTTGCTGGCCGAGTCGGACAGCGAAATGCTGAGGCGTATTCGGCGGCGATTCGAAGGTGATGAACAGCGGTTGATCGCCAATCTGATCGGCCTCTGTTCACAGACTTACGAGGCCAGCGGCGGTTTGATTGGCAATGCGTTGCTGACGTTGCGCCGTCAGCCTGAGTTGCGCACTGCGTCGATGCCGGCGCTGTTGGCCGAAGTGCAACGCTTCGATCCATCGGTGCAGAATACTCGGCGATTTGTCGCCGCCGCGTGCGAGATTGACGGTGTGCGTGTCGAGGCCGGAGAGGTCATTCTGTTGTTACTCGCCTCAGCCAATCGCGATCCGGCGCTCAACGAACGGCCTGACGCGTTTTTACTCGAGCGCCCGAATCGGCGCAGTTTCAGTTTTGGCGGTGGTCGGCATCAGTGTCCGGGGCAGTTGCTGGCGATGAGCATCGCCAGCGCCACGGTCAGCGAAATCCTCGCTCACGGCGTCGACCTGGACCCGTTGCACTGGCATTACCGCCCTTCTTTCAACGGGCGCATGCCAGTGTTCACCGAGGCCACACCTTAG
- a CDS encoding ArsR/SmtB family transcription factor yields the protein MYAEHQDIGVSQVAAAIAEPARTKMLCSLMDGHARTSTELAAIAEVSASTASAHLAKLKDLALVRLHVQGRHRYYSLADKRVAQALEALMVIGQNTAPTFKPHTPDRLQFARTCYDHMAGTLAVLLHDRLLDAGWLLETDEQVYRLSDSGAALFEALGIEVEDLSTMRRKFACPCLDWSMRRPHLGGSLGAALLQAALKRKWVTQDLDSRALALTVVGRKEIAARFGVVLASENGQIKRSQRSAAPTGSLITG from the coding sequence ATGTACGCAGAACATCAAGACATCGGCGTCTCGCAAGTGGCGGCGGCCATCGCGGAGCCGGCGCGAACCAAAATGCTCTGCTCGCTGATGGACGGCCATGCGCGTACCAGCACCGAATTGGCGGCCATTGCCGAGGTCAGCGCCTCCACCGCCAGCGCTCATTTGGCCAAACTCAAGGATCTGGCGCTGGTGCGCCTGCACGTGCAGGGCCGCCATCGTTATTACAGCCTGGCCGACAAGCGCGTGGCGCAGGCGCTGGAAGCATTGATGGTGATTGGGCAGAACACCGCGCCGACGTTCAAGCCGCACACCCCGGATCGCCTCCAATTCGCGCGCACTTGCTACGACCACATGGCCGGGACGCTGGCGGTGTTGCTGCATGACCGTTTGCTTGACGCGGGGTGGTTGCTGGAGACCGACGAGCAGGTGTATCGCTTGAGTGACAGTGGCGCGGCGTTGTTCGAAGCATTGGGTATTGAGGTGGAGGATTTGAGCACGATGCGGCGCAAATTTGCCTGCCCGTGCCTGGACTGGAGCATGCGTCGGCCGCATCTCGGTGGGTCGCTGGGGGCGGCATTGTTGCAAGCGGCGTTGAAACGTAAATGGGTGACGCAGGATCTGGACAGTCGGGCGCTGGCGTTGACGGTGGTGGGGCGCAAGGAAATCGCTGCGCGGTTTGGAGTTGTGTTGGCGAGTGAAAATGGCCAGATCAAAAGATCGCAGCGTTCCGCAGCTCCTACAGGGAGTTTGATCACCGGATAA
- a CDS encoding putative DNA modification/repair radical SAM protein produces MQIIDKLSILADAAKYDASCASSGAPKRSSEGKSGLGSTDGMGICHSYTPDGRCVSLLKVLLTNFCLYDCQYCVNRRSSDVPRARFTPEEVVALTLDFYRRNCVSGLFLSSGIIRSADYTMEQLVRVAKLLREVHEFRGYIHLKTIPDADPALIEEAGRYADRLSVNIELPTDASLQTLAPEKDIGSIKQAMNTIYTGVQTVLNEPRSAKFAPAGQSTQMIVGADDTDDSTILHSAQSLYGNYRLRRVYYSAFSPIPDSPKSVPLAAPPLMREHRLYQADFLLRSYGYRADELLKGPGNLALDIDPKLAWALQNREVFPLDLNRAEASLIARIPGIGLRTTERLVELRRQRKIRYEDVARMRCVLAKAKPFIITSDYHPQQAEVTSHLLYQQLRDRPTPQQMGLWG; encoded by the coding sequence ATGCAAATCATCGACAAGCTCAGCATCCTCGCCGACGCCGCCAAGTACGACGCCTCCTGCGCAAGCAGCGGCGCGCCCAAGCGCAGCTCCGAGGGCAAGAGTGGCTTGGGCTCGACTGATGGCATGGGCATCTGCCACAGCTACACGCCGGACGGGCGTTGCGTGTCGTTGTTGAAAGTCCTGCTGACCAATTTCTGCCTTTACGATTGCCAGTACTGCGTTAATCGCCGCTCCAGCGACGTCCCCCGCGCGCGCTTCACCCCCGAAGAAGTGGTGGCGTTGACCCTGGATTTCTACCGGCGCAACTGCGTCAGCGGGCTGTTCCTCAGCTCCGGGATCATCCGTTCGGCGGACTACACCATGGAGCAATTGGTGCGGGTGGCGAAGCTGTTGCGTGAAGTGCATGAATTTCGCGGCTACATCCACCTCAAGACCATTCCCGACGCCGATCCGGCGCTGATCGAGGAAGCGGGGCGCTACGCCGATCGCCTGAGCGTGAACATCGAACTGCCCACCGATGCCAGCCTGCAAACCCTGGCGCCGGAGAAAGATATTGGCTCGATCAAGCAGGCGATGAACACCATCTACACCGGTGTGCAAACGGTGCTTAACGAACCCCGTTCGGCGAAGTTCGCGCCCGCCGGGCAGAGTACGCAAATGATCGTCGGCGCCGATGACACCGACGACAGCACAATCTTGCACAGCGCTCAGTCGCTGTACGGCAACTACCGCTTGCGCCGCGTTTACTATTCCGCGTTCAGCCCGATCCCCGACAGCCCGAAAAGCGTGCCGCTGGCCGCGCCGCCGCTGATGCGCGAACACCGTTTGTACCAGGCCGATTTTCTCCTGCGCAGCTACGGGTACCGCGCCGACGAGTTGCTCAAGGGGCCGGGCAATCTGGCCTTGGACATCGACCCGAAGCTGGCGTGGGCGTTGCAGAATCGCGAGGTTTTTCCACTGGATTTGAACCGCGCCGAAGCGTCGCTGATCGCGCGTATCCCCGGCATCGGCCTGCGCACCACCGAACGTCTGGTCGAGCTGCGCCGGCAACGAAAGATCCGCTATGAAGATGTCGCGCGCATGCGCTGCGTACTGGCCAAGGCCAAACCGTTCATCATCACCAGCGACTACCATCCGCAGCAGGCCGAAGTCACCAGCCATTTGCTCTATCAGCAATTGCGTGACCGGCCGACGCCGCAGCAGATGGGGCTGTGGGGATGA
- a CDS encoding TIGR03915 family putative DNA repair protein, translating to MINLDCDDLFDNWRQQARWLLSHEVDPSLVSWASEGVGDLFASDDDPVPEGQGPFMAKIPRVLLDTLEQAAQYRGDQRWSLLYEVLWRVSHGDHTAMMAGDKLGSELQRRIKQVNREAHHLHAFVRFIERPSSSAGPQYVAWHEPAHDILRSASEHFVGRMGQHRWLIATPRDGVYYDGEQLIHQRQCPLEWQQLAQNVDDPHGELWLTYYSHIFNPARLNEKVMQGHLPVRFWKNLPEGELIPGLITQARMGKQQNGQASGIAERLGKRITLKSPSP from the coding sequence ATGATCAATCTCGATTGCGACGACCTGTTCGACAACTGGCGCCAACAGGCGCGCTGGCTACTCAGCCATGAAGTCGATCCAAGCCTGGTCAGTTGGGCCTCGGAAGGCGTGGGCGATCTGTTCGCCAGTGATGATGATCCGGTGCCTGAAGGGCAGGGGCCGTTTATGGCGAAGATCCCACGCGTGTTGCTCGATACATTGGAGCAAGCGGCGCAATATCGAGGCGATCAACGCTGGAGTCTGCTTTACGAAGTGTTGTGGCGCGTCAGCCACGGCGATCACACGGCAATGATGGCCGGTGACAAACTGGGCAGCGAGTTGCAGCGGCGGATCAAACAAGTCAACCGTGAAGCGCATCACCTGCATGCCTTTGTGCGTTTCATCGAGCGCCCGTCATCCAGTGCCGGCCCGCAATATGTCGCGTGGCACGAACCGGCCCACGACATCCTGCGCAGCGCCAGCGAGCATTTCGTCGGGCGCATGGGCCAGCATCGCTGGCTGATCGCCACGCCGCGTGACGGGGTTTATTACGATGGCGAACAACTGATCCATCAGCGCCAATGCCCGCTGGAATGGCAACAGTTGGCGCAGAACGTCGACGATCCGCATGGCGAACTGTGGCTGACCTATTACAGCCACATCTTCAACCCGGCGCGGTTGAACGAGAAGGTGATGCAAGGGCATTTGCCGGTGCGGTTCTGGAAGAATCTGCCGGAGGGGGAGTTGATTCCGGGGTTGATTACGCAGGCGCGGATGGGCAAGCAGCAGAATGGGCAGGCGAGTGGGATTGCTGAACGACTTGGTAAACGGATAACGCTGAAAAGCCCCTCACCCTAA
- a CDS encoding branched-chain amino acid aminotransferase codes for MGNESINWDKLGFDYIKTDKRYLSYFRDGEWDKGTLTEDNVLHISEGSTALHYGQQCFEGMKAYRCKDGSINLFRPDQNALRMQRSCARLLMPTVDTEQFIEACKEVVRANERFIPPYGTGGALYLRPFVIGVGDNIGVRTAPEFIFSIFCIPVGAYFKGGLTPHNFQISSYDRAAPQGTGAAKVGGNYAASLMPGSKAKKANFADAIYLDPMTHTKIEEVGSANFFGITHDNKFITPNSPSVLPGITRLSLIELAKSRLGLEVVEGDVLIDKLSDFKEAGACGTAAVITPIGGISYNDHLHVFHSETEVGPVTQKLYKELTGVQTGDIEAPAGWIVKV; via the coding sequence ATGGGTAACGAAAGCATCAATTGGGACAAGCTGGGTTTTGACTACATCAAGACCGACAAACGCTATCTGTCGTACTTTCGCGATGGCGAGTGGGACAAAGGCACCCTGACCGAAGACAACGTGCTGCACATCAGCGAAGGCTCGACTGCCCTTCACTATGGCCAGCAGTGCTTCGAAGGCATGAAGGCCTATCGTTGCAAGGACGGCTCGATCAACCTGTTCCGCCCGGACCAGAACGCCCTGCGTATGCAACGCAGCTGCGCGCGTCTGCTGATGCCGACAGTCGACACCGAGCAGTTCATCGAAGCCTGTAAGGAAGTGGTGCGTGCCAACGAGCGCTTCATTCCGCCATACGGCACTGGCGGCGCGCTGTACCTGCGCCCGTTCGTGATCGGCGTCGGTGACAACATTGGCGTGCGCACTGCACCCGAGTTCATCTTCTCGATCTTCTGCATTCCGGTTGGCGCCTACTTCAAGGGCGGCCTGACCCCGCACAACTTCCAGATCTCCAGCTACGACCGCGCGGCCCCACAGGGCACCGGCGCGGCCAAGGTCGGTGGCAACTACGCGGCCAGCCTGATGCCGGGCTCGAAAGCCAAGAAAGCCAACTTCGCCGACGCAATCTACCTGGACCCGATGACCCACACCAAGATCGAGGAAGTTGGCTCGGCCAACTTCTTCGGGATCACCCACGACAACAAGTTCATCACCCCGAACTCGCCGTCCGTTCTGCCAGGCATCACCCGCCTGTCGCTGATCGAACTGGCGAAATCGCGTCTGGGCCTGGAAGTGGTTGAAGGCGACGTGCTGATCGACAAGCTGTCGGACTTCAAGGAAGCCGGTGCCTGTGGTACTGCGGCGGTGATCACTCCGATCGGTGGCATCAGCTACAACGACCATCTGCATGTGTTCCATAGCGAGACCGAAGTCGGTCCTGTAACCCAGAAGCTCTACAAAGAGCTGACGGGCGTGCAGACCGGCGACATCGAAGCGCCAGCGGGCTGGATCGTCAAGGTTTGA
- the lpdA gene encoding dihydrolipoyl dehydrogenase produces MQSLNTTLLIIGGGPGGYVTAIRAGQLGIPTILVEGQSLGGTCLNIGCIPSKALIHVAEQFHQTQHHSQHSALGISVSAPTLDITKSVEWKDGIVDRLTTGVAALLKKNKVQVINGWAKVIDGKTVDVGDTRIQCEHLVLATGSTSVNLPILPIGGPVISSTEALAPTSVPKRLVVVGGGYIGLELGIAYRKLGADVSVVEAQDRILPAYDAELTQPVHDALKQLGVKLYLKHSVLGFNGTLQVRDPEGETLNLETDQVLVAVGRKPNTQGWNLEALSLDMNGSAIKIDSRCQTSMRNVYAIGDLSGEPMLAHRAMAQGEMVAELISGKTREFSPTAIAAVCFTDPELVVVGKTPDEAKAAGLDCIVSSFPFAANGRAMTLESKSGFVRVVARRDNHVIVGWQAVGVGVSELSTAFAQSLEMGARLEDIGGTIHAHPTLGEAVLEAALRALGHALHL; encoded by the coding sequence ATGCAATCTCTGAACACTACGCTGCTGATCATTGGCGGCGGCCCCGGCGGTTATGTAACGGCGATTCGCGCCGGGCAACTGGGCATTCCGACGATTCTGGTCGAAGGCCAATCGCTGGGCGGTACGTGCCTGAACATCGGCTGCATCCCGTCGAAAGCGCTTATTCATGTCGCTGAACAGTTTCACCAGACCCAGCATCACAGTCAGCATTCGGCGCTGGGCATCAGCGTTTCCGCGCCGACCCTCGACATCACTAAAAGTGTCGAGTGGAAGGACGGCATCGTTGATCGCCTGACCACTGGCGTGGCTGCCCTGCTGAAGAAGAACAAAGTTCAGGTCATCAATGGCTGGGCGAAAGTCATCGACGGCAAGACCGTGGATGTCGGCGACACGCGCATTCAGTGCGAGCACTTGGTGCTCGCAACCGGGTCGACCAGCGTCAATCTGCCGATTCTGCCGATTGGCGGGCCGGTGATCTCCTCCACCGAAGCGCTGGCGCCGACATCCGTGCCGAAACGTCTGGTAGTGGTGGGCGGTGGTTACATTGGTCTGGAACTGGGTATCGCGTATCGCAAGCTCGGCGCCGACGTCAGTGTGGTCGAGGCGCAGGATCGTATCCTGCCAGCCTACGATGCCGAACTGACGCAACCGGTGCATGACGCGCTGAAACAACTCGGCGTGAAGCTCTATTTGAAACACAGCGTGCTGGGGTTCAACGGCACGTTGCAGGTGCGCGACCCTGAGGGCGAAACCCTGAACCTGGAAACTGATCAGGTGCTGGTCGCCGTGGGTCGCAAACCGAATACCCAGGGCTGGAACCTCGAAGCACTGAGTCTGGACATGAACGGTTCGGCGATCAAGATCGACAGCCGCTGCCAGACTAGCATGCGCAACGTCTACGCCATCGGCGACTTGAGCGGCGAGCCGATGCTGGCCCACCGTGCGATGGCTCAGGGCGAGATGGTTGCCGAGTTGATCAGCGGCAAAACCCGCGAATTCAGCCCGACGGCGATTGCTGCGGTGTGCTTTACCGATCCGGAACTGGTGGTGGTCGGCAAGACCCCGGACGAGGCCAAGGCTGCGGGGCTGGACTGCATCGTTTCCAGTTTCCCGTTCGCCGCCAATGGCCGGGCGATGACGCTGGAGTCGAAAAGCGGCTTCGTGCGCGTGGTCGCTCGTCGGGATAACCATGTGATTGTCGGTTGGCAGGCGGTGGGCGTCGGGGTTTCCGAATTGTCCACGGCGTTTGCGCAAAGCCTCGAAATGGGCGCGCGGCTGGAAGACATCGGCGGCACCATTCATGCGCATCCAACCTTGGGTGAAGCGGTGCTGGAAGCAGCGTTGCGTGCTCTCGGGCATGCGTTGCACCTGTAG